CGCGCGATCGTGTTGTACGTACCTGCTGAAAGCGCCTGACCTCCAAACGGCAGCCATGAGGGCAACGCCGAAGAGATGGTGAGGTACGCGAGCAGAAACGCGAAGATGACCATGATGACGTTGTTGAAGTAGTACGCGGCATCCTTGGAAGCCATGTTCTCGATGGCGTCCTCGCCGCCCTTCGCAGGCCCGAAGCTCTTCCAGCGGACGACAAGGCCGATGATGCCGGCTACCACCGACAAGATGATGAGAGCCAAGAACAGCACGAGCGATACGTTGTCGCCTTCGAACGCGTGCACCGACTGCACGAGACCCGATCGGGTGATGAACGTGCCCACGATGACGAACGCGAACGTAATGCACGCGCACATAACCGACCAGCGCTTGAATGCGCCCCGCTGACGGTACACGGTGAAGCTATGGATGAGGGCGACGCCCACGAGCCACGAGAGCAAGCTCGCGTTCTCGACGGGGTCCCAACCCCAATAGCCGCCCCAGCCGAGCACAACATAGGCCCACACCGCGCCGAGCCCGATACCGAGCCCGAGGAACAGCCATGAGAAGATGGCGTAGCGCGAGCTGCGCTCAACCCAGGCTTTCGAGGGATCGTTCACGATGAGCGCCGCAATGGCGTACGCGAACGGGATCGTAAGGCCCGCATAGCCGATGAACAGCGTGGGCGGATGGATGGCCATGGCCCAGTGCTCCAAAAGCGCGTTCATGCCCCAGATCTGCGCGCCGTTGGTAAGCGCACCCGTGGAATCGAAGTACATCGCAGGCATGGCCGTGAACGGCATGTTCGTTTCCGAGAACAGAAGCACGCCGGTAAACGCGGCAAGCACGAGCTGCGAGACGAACAGCGCCATGTTGTCGAGCTTTTCCATCTTCTTCATCGAGCGTATGGCCACGATCGCATTGAAGACCGAGATGAGCCACGCCCAGAACAGAAGCGAACCTTCGCGGCCGCCCCACAGCCCCGAAAGCTTGTAGAGCCATCCGAGCTCACCCGCCGCATTGCTGTGGTTCTGAACGACGTACTGGATGGAGGTATCGCCCGTCATAAAGCAGAACACGAGCAGCGCGCAGCAGAACGTGAGCGCCACCGCAGAGAGTATGGACGCGATGTAGCCGCCCCACGTAAGCGTATCGGCACCGCCGCTTGCGCGCTTGCGGCCGAGAAAGTGGCCTGCGAGCAGGCACACGATGGACACCGCAACGCCGGCGAAGGCGATGAGCAGGCCGATCAAACCGTATGTCGACATGTATTATCCTTCCAGCGCGACATCGGTCGCACTAAACGTTGAATCGGAATTGAGCGAACCGGTCAGCACGAGGGATGAGCCGTCCTTCACCTCGTCGGAAAGGGCGTCGTCGAACTTCACGGGAAGCTCGGCTCCGCTTTCGGCATCGACGAGAACGAAGCGATCGCCCTGGCCCGCCGCTTTGAGGGTGCCTTCCTTGACCGTGCCGGTAACTTTGACCGGCTTATCGACAACGCTCTCGCCGTAGTCGAGAAGGCTTGAAACGCTGAGGGCATCGGTGGCGTTCTCGTACTTGGACGGGCACTTCGTTACCAGCTCGGTAGCGTGAAGCACGCCCTCTTCATCGATTTTTCCCGTGCAGATGGCCGTCACGTCGTTTCCGAACGTTGCCGCAACACCGCCTTCGTAACTGACGGATAGATGGACCGACGAATCGCCTTCGGGATCGTAAATAGCAAACGTCAGCATGTTCCCCGTCGTCTTGAAAGAATTCTCAACGACGTTGCCGGAAACTTGCACACGTTCGTTGGCATGACTGCCGTCAGCAGCCTGCGCTACGGATACCGATTTCGCCGCAGTCGAGCCGCCGACAAGGGCAAGCACGACGATCAGCACGATAACGATGATTCCCGTTACCACGACCATACGCCTTTTAGTTTTCGCGTTCACGTTCGCCTCCTTAACTAAACTCGTTCATTGTCGCCTACCTGAAAGACACGGGAAGCGCGATACGCGAGGAAAACAAAGTTTTTACCGATTGGGAACGTCCGCCGCGTTCGATTCTGCAGCGGCTCGGACCCAAAGCTGTTCCATCGCGCTTCCCGTCTAGCAAAGAGCCCGTCAAGGCATCGCGAAATGCACTTGGCGGGCTCCCTCTTGCGTATGCAATTTTTTCGCTGCGCGGCTTTTCGGCTTTGCAGCCCGCCCCGAAACGATTCGGCGGCGGTACAACTCAGATGGTCTACGCTACGCCTTCAAGCTTGTTAGCCTGGGCGGTGGTCAGCCAGCCATCCGGAATCTCAGCATCGCTGTGGCACTGCGAGCAGTAGTTCACCGATGCACGGTGCCCCTTGTGGCACTCGGTGCAGGCGATCTCGCCGTGCTGTGCAACGTGAGGATTGCGCTCCATGTCAGCGGTAGCTGCGATCAGATCCTGACGGGTCTGCGCATGGCAGGCGTCGTTCAGGCAGAACTGATCGGCCTCGAGGCCGCGAGCCTCGACCAGATCCTCGTCAGTGCGCTCGTAGAGCGGGTACTGATAGTTACCCGAGATCCAGTTGATGCCCTCGGAGATCTGCTCTTGCATGGTGGGAACGTGGCAACCGAGGCAATCGGTACCAGCGCCGCCTTCATCTTTTGAGATCTTGTGCTGAACGGCCATCATGGCGCTCGTATTAGAGACCTCGTTGCCGTACTTGTCGACACCAGCCGTGCCGGGCTCCTGCTCGAAGCCTTCCACATACGGGTCCATCGGAGTATGGCAAATGGCGTTACAGAAGCTGGGCTGCTCATGCCAAACCCAGAAGCCGGCACCGGCTGCTACGAGAACCACCACGACGACGCCGACGACGATAGGCCACTTCTTCTTTTTCTTCTTAGGAGCAGCTTCTGCCTCCGGAGTCGCAACGGTTTCTTCCTCGGTAGCGGCTTCCACTTTGGTTTCCTCTTCGCTCATCTCTTCTATACCCCCTTTCTTTTTTCTCTCGCTTATACGGTTGTGCCCCTCGCGGCATTGCGGAAAAAACGCCGCAATACGAAACAAAAGCACTTTACCACAGGAATACTATCCGACAAGTCCTTAAAAACCTATCACCCATTTAGGGGGAATTAGCCCGAAATGCCCCACATTTTTGAGTGAACAGGTCGAAATACTCAAACTTTTCGGTGCCAAAGGTTTGGGGGAAGGCCTTTGAGACCTTCCCCCATTAGGAGAGACTCGAAGATGCGCGGTTTACAACATTGCCAGAGCTTCGTCGACAGCAGCCTCGGCCTTATCGAGTGTTTCGAAGGTCAGCTCGGGGTTATGGGCGCCCTCGCTGTTTTCAACCATCACGAAATCCCAATAAAACTGTGCCGTGCGATGGAGGTTCTGGACCTTGGCAAGATCGTCTCCAGCCAGCGTTCCGGCGTCTTTCTGCTCAGCGGTCTTGTTGATCATGTCTTCGATCTTCTCGCTGATGGCCGTTACGCGCTCCTCTTCCTCGGACTGCCAATCGGCAACCTGCTTCTTGAGGTCGGCATGGCAGCTGTTGCAGTCGTTTTCGAGCAGCTCTTGGTTCTCAAGCGGGCTCTTCCACTCATGCGACACGAATTCGGTGCCGTCATCGGCGGTGGTGGTGCCCATGTGGCAATCGGCGCAGCTGTAGCCGTTCTTGGCCATCTGGGTCTGCTTGCCACCGTAGATCGTCTCGAACTCGGGGTGCTGGACCTTGATCATAGCAGCGCCGGTGAGCGGATGCTCCCAATCCTTGAAGCCCATCTCGTCGTAGTACGCGAGGATGGCATCAGGCGTCATCGCGTCGGTTCCCTCGTAGGGGTTGGACGTGGCCTTGGTGTCAGGATTGAAGTAGTACTCGTTGTGGCACTGGCCGCACACCTGAGCCTCCATGGGAACGTTCTTGGTGTCGCTGCCCATGGCCTTCACGAAGAACTGGTTGCCCACCGTGAGCGACTGCGGATCGTTCTCGTGGCAGTTCCAGCAGCTGATAGGCTCGGTGAACTCGTTGATGAGGTCGTTGAACTTCTCGGTGTACACCTGCTCGCCTTCGGTGTTCACCATGCTCGTGAATTGCGGGGTTTTGCAGCTGATGCAGTTGGCGAGCTGCTCTTTTTCGATGGTCCTCGGCGAGTTCTTCACGCTCTCAAGCGAGTACAGGTGGCTTGACGCTTCGTCGTAGCCCAAGGCGAACGCATAGCCCTTGTACATCGTGTTGAGCGCAGGATACAGCTCGAGGTAGTCGTGCTTGCCCGAATCGGGCGAATTCGAGGCGTTGTCCTCGTAGGTTGCGTACTCGCTCGGGTAGATGTCTTTCCACATCTCGGCGGTTACGACCCCGAACTCGTCTGGCGTGGGGGTTTCAACCTGCTTCGGTTCCTCTTTCGGTTCGTCGGTGCCCTTGTTCTGATCTGCCGTGTTGTCGGCCTGCGGCGCACAGGCCACCAGGCCCGTGAACAACGCAATGGCGCACATCGTGCTTAACCAGAGGGCGAGTTTGTTGCGTTTTCTCATAATCTCTCCTCCCGTCGTCTCTCCACCACGAAATATACACACATTCGGTGGGGAATACGGCGACGACGCTACGTCATGGTACTTTCCATCATCGAAGAGTAGGAGAAAACCCTTTATTCTCAACTGTGAGAGATATCATCATGGATTCTGCGGCAAGCACGCACTCGCTCGGAGCGCGGGCGGCGTCCTGCGCGTTCTGACCCCGCAAACAATCTGGACATGAGACCGGCGTCGGCGCGTTCCACCCTGCAAGAAATCGAGGCATCGGGATGGCAACCCCGTTCCCGAAGCAAGCAAATCAGTCAACTTGGGAACATAGAGCGAAGAACTCGGGCATGGACACGCGCGGAGTGGCATGGCTGACCGGCATTCCCAAAGAGCTTCCGCGCGTAGCCTTCGCGTGGCCGCCTGGCCGCCTGTCCGTGTGGCCGCCTGATCGCCTAGCGATAAACTTAATGCGACAACCGGGAAACTGAGGAAACCAGATTAAGCACATATGAGGATAGAGCACTTGCAGCGAGCCCCGTCGCTCAGGGTTCGATCCGATCGATCGCATCGAGCAGTTCTTGCTTGGAGTGCACGCCCACTTTGCGGTAGATAGTTCGCGTGTAGTTACGCACGGTGTTTTCGGAATAGCTCAGCTGCTTGGCGATCACGTTGCGGCTTCTGCCTTGGGCGATCAGGCGCACGATGTCTGCCTCAAGCGGGCTGAGGCCGAAGGCTTTCGCGAATGAATCGAACGGATCGCCGATGTCGCTTCGAGAAACGAGAGGATCGGCGCTCTCTTCGCGAGGCAGCGCTTTGAGTTCGTAGGCAAGTGGCTGGGTCACCTCGGGTTGCGGGCGCAGCACGAGCACCATCTCGACAAGCACCACGAACGCCATGCAGATGAGCAGCCACAGGCCGTGATCGAGCGTCGGGCCAACCGCGTAGACGATGATACGTCCGATGCTCATGGCGAAAAGCGCACCGCCGTAGACGATGCCGTACAGAAGCGCGGTGTCTTTGCGCGAGTGGCGCCCGATCAGGTAGATGAAAAATACGAGGGGAATGTAGAAGCACGTGATCGCGTTCGTCACGAAGAACGTTCCCACTTCTTCCGATCCCGGCCACCCGCTCATGAGAAACCCGATGCATACGATCATGAGGGCGTTCACGAAACCCCAATACGTCGAGAGCCTGAACCCCCGTCCGCGCACGAGCACCCACCAAATGGTGAACACAATGCAGGCGATCACGAGCAGCTGATGGACCGAACGCACCGTCTGCGACAGTTCGCGGATGCGCCCGTCGGGATAACCGAGCGCCATGCCGAGCAGCAGCGCGTAGAGAACGAACGCTACGACGATCTGGGAGATGTAGGGGCGGTACCGTTCACTGTAGGCCGTATCGCATGGTTCGGCTACCGGATCGCCCCGCTTGTCGAGAATCGCCATGGATTGCCAGTAGGCGATCACCGAAAGCGCCGGTACGAACAGGTTGAGGATGCCGATGACGTCGGCGCTCAGGTACCCCGCTACCAACGAGAGAAAGCACGAAAGCGCGAGCCCGCCCGCTGCGTAGAGAAACGCCTCGCCCGGCTTGAGGCGCTGCAGGAAGAACACCCAGATGATCTCGCCGCCCACAAGGCCGACTCCCCCGATCACGAAACGAGCGACCTCAAACGACAGCGTGCCGAAAAACAGATCGACAAGGTAGAACGCACCCGAAAGCGTCATGAGCACCAAGCCCGACCACGCGAAGAACGACTGCGAGCTGTGGGAGAATTTCGTTTTGTACGACAGGAACAGCAGAAGCGCAATCACGCCGACCCGCACGATGTTCGCGCCGACCGTGACATGTCCGTAATCGGCCGAGAAGTGGAGGTTGTAGAAATTGTACTGGTACCACAGCCGCATGAGGCCCATTCCGAAAAAGGCGATGGAAAGGCCAGGCAAAAACGCCACCTTGAAGTCTGCAAAGGATCCGGTGTGCAGGTTTGCGTCGATATCGGTTCGCTGTGGTTGCTTCCTCATGCTTCACCCCCGAAGAAGGGATTATAGCATTGGGCTGGTGCGTCGCGGAAAGCGTTAGCGAAACCAAACCCGTGGATGCACGATCCTCACCTGCGGTTTTGCAAAAAGGTACATTTTGGACACCGCAAGGATACCTTTCGAGTCTAGTTTGCCCCAACCCATAAGCCTATGCTCGCCGAGATTCGCCGAGCGGATCGATCGGACACAAGGGCCCGCCAAGCGGGCGGAAGGGAGCAGCAATGCCTGAAAACATCAGCAGAAGGACGTTTGTGCGAGGAGCAGCAATGCTCGGCGTGTACGGAGGTCTCATGGGCTTCGGCTTGACCGGATGCGCAGCACCGTCGAAACCCGAAGAAAAGGCAGCGGCAGCGTGGAAGGCTGGAACGTACAGCGCCGATGTGGTGGGTCATAACGCGCCGTTCACCATCGACGTCACGTTCTCCGAAAGCGCCATCACCGCCATCGATACGAGCACAAGCCAGGAATCGCTCGGCGTGGGCGCGTACGCGCTTGAGGATCTGTCGGCCAAGATGATGGAATTCCAGACGCTCAACCTCGATGCGGTTACCGGCGCGACGCTTTCGAGCATGTCGCTTGCACAGGGCGTGAAGGAGTGCGCCGAGCAGGCGGGTGCGGCAAAGGATCTCGAAAGCGCAGCCGCGCCCGAGGAGGAGATTGCCGAAACGTACACGGCCGACGTGTGCGTGGTCGGAGGCGGCGGTGCGGGACTTGCCGCAGCGATTTCTGCATCCCAGGCGGGTGCAACGGTCGTCGTCGTCGAAAAGTGCGGCATTACAGGCGGCTCGACCAACGTGTCGGAGGGCGCGCTCAACGCGGTTGACCCCGAGCGGCAGGAAAAACAGGGCATCGAGGATTTCGTTGAGACCTTCTATACCTCGACCATGGAAGGCGGCCACAACCTCGGCGATCCGACGCTTGTCCACTACTTAACCGACAACGCCCTCGATTCGGTGCACTGGATGGAGTCGCTCGGCGTCGCGTTCAAAGACGAAGTAGGTTCGGCCACCGGCTCGCTCGGCGAGCGCAGCCACTACCCCGCCACCCCCTCTGGCAACACCTATATCCGCTCGTTCATCGACTATATCGAGAAGAATTCCGACACGATCACGATGCTCCACGAGATGCAGGTGACCAAGCTCAACACCGACTCGAGCGGCGCCGTTGTCGGCGTAGAGGCGCTCCATCGCGGCACTGAACCCGTCACCGTCGAGGCGAAATCGGTCGTGATCGCAACAGGCGGATTCGGCGCGAACGTCGAGTACCGTCAGAAGGTGAATACGGGCGTATGGTCGAGCGTCACCCTTGATGACACGATTGGCTGCACGAACATCAAGCCGTGCGCGCAGGGCGAGGGTCTTTCACTCGCCGAAGGCGCCGGTGCCGAATTGGTAGGCCTTTCTGATATCCAGCTGCATCCGTGCGGCACGCCGGGAACCGGCCTTATGGAAGACATCCGCACTTCGGGGCGCAACCGCGTGTTCGTGAACAAGGAAGGCTCGCGTTTCGTGAACGAAGGCGCCGAGCGCGACAAGCTGTGCGAGGCCATCTTCGCTCAGCCCGAATCGACGTACTGGATCGTGGTCAACAAGGTGCGCTACCCCTCTGAAACCGAGCCTGATGCCAACGGCGCGACCATCGAGAACATGCTCTCGCTCGGCCACATCGTCAAGGGAGAGACGATCGAGGATTTGGCCGAGCAGACCGGCATGGACGCCGCGAAGCTCCAGGCATCCATCGACGCCTACAATGCGGTCGTCGCAGGCGAAGCGGAAGACGAGTTCGGATTCAAAGCCGGCAACACCGCCGACACGCAGCTGACCGAAGGCCCCTGGTACGCATGCCGCAAGGTGCCTACCGTTCACCACACCATGGGCGGTATCAAGATCGACGTTGACTGTCACGCGCTCGACGCATCGGGGAAGTCGGTTGCAAACCTGTACGCATGCGGCGAGTGCACGGGCGGCATCCACGGCAGCAACCGCCTCGGCGGCAACGCCATCGCCGACTGCATGACTTTCGGCCGAGTGGCAGGCGCGCAGGCTGCCGCGAACGCAGGAGCATAGCGCACGCAAGCTACTGGAACGTGGGAGCATAGGCCGGTGTAGACTGCCACAAGCATGAACAAGCAAGCACACAAACCAGCGAGCAGACACGCGAACCTGTGCGCTTAAGCAGCCGACCCGCGCGAGCTCGGTTCTGCCGAACTGCATACGCGCAAGGAGCGCGACAAGTTGAAGCTTGCCGCGCTCCTTCGCTTTCGGGCTTATGCGAAGCTCGGTGCCAAGGGCTGCACGTACCCGACGGCTTGCGACAGGTCGAACCATACGCTCGCTTGGTGCTCACACGCGAAGTAGGTGCAAGAAATTGGCTGTGTTAGACCACTGTTGACATATTCCAGTACTCTCCGAAGGGAAACGGAGTTGAAGGATAGTTCCTTCTGGTCGTCTCGTATGTTCCGCTTATGGCATTTGAGTACAGCACCTCACGACGGTCAGCATCGCTTTTCCTGAATTGCTCAACGTAGCAAAACCAGTCAAGGTAATGTTTAAGGCGCCTTGTGGAAACACCTTTGAACGGGAATAGGAAATCCCTCAAGCGTGAATGGAGAGCATTGACCATGTTGATCTTATACCCCTTACCCGATGATGTGCAATAACGCCTATGCCCCGCACCGATCGATGCCAAGGCTTTGGGGTAAGCTGCATCCCAGTCACTTGATACGATGGCCCCTTTTTCGACCTTGCCCTTTAGGAGCGCCTCGATATCTTCGATGCTCGATTTGCCCCGACAGCACACCTCGCAGAAGCAGTCTCCCCGGTCACTGATGCCGGTTAAGATGCTGATCCTTTCCCTGGACGACCCCGAAACATGTATGGCGTTCCCCCGCTTATGGGGTTTTCTCGGTAGCGAAACAGACCCTGATCTGGTCCAGTTCCCCGAGAGATTCTCATTGACTATGGTTTCATCGATCTGGCAGGCTGACCCTTTCCCGACACGAAAAGGCATGAGTCTTTTCGCCATCACCTCACAAAGGCGGTGGCGCATGAACCAGGCGGTGGAAAGGCAGGTATTGCAACGCTTGGCAGACTCCCGAAGACTCAATGCATCCACCATGCATGCGGCAAAGCTCATCCACGCCCCTCCGCTGAGCTTCGAGTTTGCCAGCAGTCCTTTGGTCGCACCGGAAAAGGTCCGCGCACAGCCGCCGCAAAGCCATCGTTGTTCTCTTGAGCGGCCATGGCCCTTCTTGGTGAAGCGCGCACAGCCGCAGTGCGGACAAACGGAAGGTCCGTTGCCTTCAGAGCTAACGATCAGCTCTTCGGCAATGGCTTCTTTTAGGTGGGCGAGCATCTCGATTTTCTCAGCGCGGGTTAGCTGGGGCAAAAGTTGGTGTAGAATCTCAAGCATAGGCTCTTCTCCTTACTGGTCGTCTGATAACTTTCAGTATAGTTGGAGAGCCTTTTTGGTACAAGTGTTCTTGTCAACAGTGGTCTAACACAGCCAAGAAATTGCGGATTGGTAAATGCTGAAGGTGCTCTACACGGTCTCCAAAGCAAAGTATGCGACGTTTCCCCAGCTCGGCAAATCAAAGGCATGTTACCGTGCGCGTATGGGAGACGTGTCATTTACAAAACCGTCATTTCTTGCACCTACTTGGGTTTCGAGCACCAAAAGGACGACGCGACCACCGAGAGCGCGAGTAAGCATAGGGCGCACATCCGAACATGCGGGTCGGAACACTCGGCCAGACGAGCGTGGCACAATCCTTTCCGAGTATCGTACTTCAAGCGGATTATCACGCCGATGGGCGGCCGAAGCCGCCCATCTTCTAAAGCATATGGTTCTTAGCCGCTGATCAGCCCTAGTGCAAGCCGTAACGCTAGCGGCGGTTCGACCTGCCCCTTATCGCCACGCCCGCGAGCACTCCTAACGCGAGCACCGCCAAAGCTCCGATCGCCACAAGTAGGGGCAGCACGCTATCGCCTGTTGCCGCCCAAGCTGCACCGCTTGGCGTTGCAGCAGGTTTGCTCGCCGCAGGGTTCGATGGATCCGCGGGATCGGCAGGGTCGGTCGGATCGACAGGATCGATCGGGTCGACAGGCCCCGGAGGATCGGGCGGCGTGGGATCTTCTACCTTCTGGTTCATTACCTGACCGATATCGAACGAAAGCGTCGTCCGGTCAAGCGTCACCTGGTGCACGTCTTCGCTCATCACGTAGCCTTCGGGCGCAGCGATTTCTTTCACGAGATACGACCCCTGAGCCTTGTCCGTAAATACAACGGTACCGTCTTGGCCGCTCTCAGCCGTCTCGAGCGGATCATCGAGTGCGGGGTCGGCCGTAGCCAACCAGAGGCCGAACGTGGCACCCGCCAATGCGGCCCCGTCCCCGTCGGTCTTGGTCAGGGCGATGGTTCCGAGGCTCAGGGTATTCGCAACCGTGCCGAGATCAACGTTAAGCTGCAAGTTGCTCACGATTCGAGCCTGATGAACGGCTGAGTCGGCATCGAAGCCAGCTGGAGCTGTAATCTCCTTTACCTGGTACTCGCCGCTTGCGAGATCGGCGAACGTCACCGAGCCGTCAGCTTGGCTCGTTGCCGTCTTAAGCGGCTCATCCGCTTCGACATCGGCGCCCGACGGCCAGATGCCGAAGACAGCATCGGCGAGACCATCGCCGTTGTGGTCGACCTTTGTAAGCGTTACGGTGCCATCGAGCGCACCTGTGAGGCCAGCATCGACATCGCTGCGCGCATCGCCGCTTGCCAAGGCAAGCTCGTCGGTTTCCCACGTATCTTTGAGCTTGGAATCGTTTTCGGCACCCGCTCCCCCGACAGCAAGATCGGTCGGAATATGGGTCGAGAGCGGTTCGATCGCCACTTTGTACGTGCCAGGCTTCAATCCGGTAAACGAATACGCACCGCCTGCCGACGTTGTCATGGAACCGGTTTCTTCCGCAACACTACCGTTCATGCGATACAGCGTCACCTTCGCGTTTTCAAAACCCGGCTCGTGAGAATCCTGCACGCCGTTTCCGTCCGTATCCTCCCACACGTAATCGCCGATGCTCGCCTTGGTGTAAAACCCACCGTCGACGTTTTCAGGGTGGCTTTCGGTTGCAAGGTTCACCGTGGCCGAAGCAAGATACGTGTCTGCACGCACAAAGTCGTTGTCGACTTCCTTGTCGGAAATCGCCTGGTATCCGGTTATCTCAAGGTTAACCGGAAGATCGATCTCGACACGGTAGCGCTCGGGCAACAGCCTGTCGAACTCGTAATGGCCCACTGCGTCAGTGGTCGTTTGCGCAACGAGACTGTCATCCCAATCGTAAAGCCGCACGATCTTGTTCGCGTACACAGGCTCGCTCGCATCGCGCGTGTCGTTTCCATCGGCATCCTCCCAAAGGATGCCCGCGAGTTTCTTGTCGGCTGAACTCTTGCTGATGTAAATGCCCGATTTATGCGGTTCGCCGGGCACAATGTAGCCACCTGCGTGCTTACCACCAGCCGACATCGCATTCCAACCCACGAGTGTCGTCGATGCCGCGTTCTCTGGAATCGTAACATTGAGGCGCACTTCGAAGGAGTCGGTTGCATTGAGGCCGTCGGTCTTGACGAGCATGACCGCCTTGGCCGTCGAAGGAAGCGCTGAAGCGCCATCCCACGGAGTCCAGGTTGCGCCCGAGCTTCCCGAGAAATCGGTTAAGTCGATTTGATTGGTGGCGGGTGTCGCATCTTCGGAATAATACAGCTCGAACGCAGACGACAAAGCAGCTCCGGAAGTATCCGTCATGCTGTCAACCTGCAACTGCGCAGTGCTCTTTTTTGCGTTGCTGCTCAGCGCCATCGTATCGCCGAGCACAGGCAGCATGTCGATGATACGCACCTCCTCGAGGTTCGTCGATTCGGTGTTGGTTGCGCTGAGCGAGAAGTACCCGCTTCGCGCGCCGAGCGAAGTATCGGTCGTCTGGGTGAGCGCGTAGTCTGATCCGTTGACCGATGCAAGCTTCTGCGGGTTCAGGCCAAGCCCGTTATCGACGGGAATGCCCCATCGGTACGTGGAGCCATAAGCACGGTCCGCAAGCGCGTCGATGATGGCCCAGTCGGCAGGCCGGTTGAGATACCAACTGTTCACGACGCCGGCACCGCCCCCGCTGTACTGCTGCGTAGGATCATCACTTGCAACGAGGTAACGGAAATACGCTTCCGATCCGATACCCGGTT
Above is a genomic segment from Raoultibacter phocaeensis containing:
- a CDS encoding heme lyase CcmF/NrfE family subunit, whose product is MSTYGLIGLLIAFAGVAVSIVCLLAGHFLGRKRASGGADTLTWGGYIASILSAVALTFCCALLVFCFMTGDTSIQYVVQNHSNAAGELGWLYKLSGLWGGREGSLLFWAWLISVFNAIVAIRSMKKMEKLDNMALFVSQLVLAAFTGVLLFSETNMPFTAMPAMYFDSTGALTNGAQIWGMNALLEHWAMAIHPPTLFIGYAGLTIPFAYAIAALIVNDPSKAWVERSSRYAIFSWLFLGLGIGLGAVWAYVVLGWGGYWGWDPVENASLLSWLVGVALIHSFTVYRQRGAFKRWSVMCACITFAFVIVGTFITRSGLVQSVHAFEGDNVSLVLFLALIILSVVAGIIGLVVRWKSFGPAKGGEDAIENMASKDAAYYFNNVIMVIFAFLLAYLTISSALPSWLPFGGQALSAGTYNTIARPLGIVYCMILAVCPLLSWGKTEGKLFWKRARVPAICALVLFVGLMVYFFTYLLPSYNDMVAAGGSTAANVTDYGPSWYYNGLTVVGFIVASLLFFNSLFMLGRGLRAYKKKSGKNVFASLFGMFKDHAATYGGFVAHISMAIILVGLIGSSMYVTEKVAYLKYDPEIDGTTEEFTVQDFTLKYTGNSIDELENGTDILYTLEFDVYKGDDYVGHVNPSVQLVTTTQQQKLLASVISFPEEDLFVVYRGVNEAGDYALDVRVNPLISLVWVGFGLMMVGILLALIGKRKPIKKGKPGEIDSGDLGGSDGGGSKAGLSKASDGADIAGIAIDVTESVGIGVAAGVATAVVETVVETVITPEKPNKGDSSADDTAKSGKEA
- a CDS encoding cytochrome c maturation protein CcmE domain-containing protein: MNAKTKRRMVVVTGIIVIVLIVVLALVGGSTAAKSVSVAQAADGSHANERVQVSGNVVENSFKTTGNMLTFAIYDPEGDSSVHLSVSYEGGVAATFGNDVTAICTGKIDEEGVLHATELVTKCPSKYENATDALSVSSLLDYGESVVDKPVKVTGTVKEGTLKAAGQGDRFVLVDAESGAELPVKFDDALSDEVKDGSSLVLTGSLNSDSTFSATDVALEG
- the cgr1 gene encoding cytochrome c-type protein Cgr1, with translation MSEEETKVEAATEEETVATPEAEAAPKKKKKKWPIVVGVVVVVLVAAGAGFWVWHEQPSFCNAICHTPMDPYVEGFEQEPGTAGVDKYGNEVSNTSAMMAVQHKISKDEGGAGTDCLGCHVPTMQEQISEGINWISGNYQYPLYERTDEDLVEARGLEADQFCLNDACHAQTRQDLIAATADMERNPHVAQHGEIACTECHKGHRASVNYCSQCHSDAEIPDGWLTTAQANKLEGVA
- a CDS encoding ammonia-forming cytochrome c nitrite reductase subunit c552; the encoded protein is MRKRNKLALWLSTMCAIALFTGLVACAPQADNTADQNKGTDEPKEEPKQVETPTPDEFGVVTAEMWKDIYPSEYATYEDNASNSPDSGKHDYLELYPALNTMYKGYAFALGYDEASSHLYSLESVKNSPRTIEKEQLANCISCKTPQFTSMVNTEGEQVYTEKFNDLINEFTEPISCWNCHENDPQSLTVGNQFFVKAMGSDTKNVPMEAQVCGQCHNEYYFNPDTKATSNPYEGTDAMTPDAILAYYDEMGFKDWEHPLTGAAMIKVQHPEFETIYGGKQTQMAKNGYSCADCHMGTTTADDGTEFVSHEWKSPLENQELLENDCNSCHADLKKQVADWQSEEEERVTAISEKIEDMINKTAEQKDAGTLAGDDLAKVQNLHRTAQFYWDFVMVENSEGAHNPELTFETLDKAEAAVDEALAML
- a CDS encoding response regulator transcription factor codes for the protein MRKQPQRTDIDANLHTGSFADFKVAFLPGLSIAFFGMGLMRLWYQYNFYNLHFSADYGHVTVGANIVRVGVIALLLFLSYKTKFSHSSQSFFAWSGLVLMTLSGAFYLVDLFFGTLSFEVARFVIGGVGLVGGEIIWVFFLQRLKPGEAFLYAAGGLALSCFLSLVAGYLSADVIGILNLFVPALSVIAYWQSMAILDKRGDPVAEPCDTAYSERYRPYISQIVVAFVLYALLLGMALGYPDGRIRELSQTVRSVHQLLVIACIVFTIWWVLVRGRGFRLSTYWGFVNALMIVCIGFLMSGWPGSEEVGTFFVTNAITCFYIPLVFFIYLIGRHSRKDTALLYGIVYGGALFAMSIGRIIVYAVGPTLDHGLWLLICMAFVVLVEMVLVLRPQPEVTQPLAYELKALPREESADPLVSRSDIGDPFDSFAKAFGLSPLEADIVRLIAQGRSRNVIAKQLSYSENTVRNYTRTIYRKVGVHSKQELLDAIDRIEP
- a CDS encoding flavocytochrome c, with product MPENISRRTFVRGAAMLGVYGGLMGFGLTGCAAPSKPEEKAAAAWKAGTYSADVVGHNAPFTIDVTFSESAITAIDTSTSQESLGVGAYALEDLSAKMMEFQTLNLDAVTGATLSSMSLAQGVKECAEQAGAAKDLESAAAPEEEIAETYTADVCVVGGGGAGLAAAISASQAGATVVVVEKCGITGGSTNVSEGALNAVDPERQEKQGIEDFVETFYTSTMEGGHNLGDPTLVHYLTDNALDSVHWMESLGVAFKDEVGSATGSLGERSHYPATPSGNTYIRSFIDYIEKNSDTITMLHEMQVTKLNTDSSGAVVGVEALHRGTEPVTVEAKSVVIATGGFGANVEYRQKVNTGVWSSVTLDDTIGCTNIKPCAQGEGLSLAEGAGAELVGLSDIQLHPCGTPGTGLMEDIRTSGRNRVFVNKEGSRFVNEGAERDKLCEAIFAQPESTYWIVVNKVRYPSETEPDANGATIENMLSLGHIVKGETIEDLAEQTGMDAAKLQASIDAYNAVVAGEAEDEFGFKAGNTADTQLTEGPWYACRKVPTVHHTMGGIKIDVDCHALDASGKSVANLYACGECTGGIHGSNRLGGNAIADCMTFGRVAGAQAAANAGA